The proteins below are encoded in one region of Paraburkholderia aromaticivorans:
- a CDS encoding transporter substrate-binding domain-containing protein: protein MSHTLFRRFRGLVSCALTATALVMSAPAFSAGDTLRVATEGTYPPWSFKDASGQLQGFDVDIANALCAQMKMKCQIVAQAWDGIIPGLQANRYDAIVASMSTTPARRKQVLFTNKYKDTTSSFIAAKDSGIKDVSAAALKGKRIGVQRGSSQHQWLVANGYDKAASLVLYDDTRQPELDLVAGRVDLIIGNKATFYSDFFKRPDSKDFAFIGPEFKGGVLGDGNAIAVRLDDAELCNRINAALAVIMANGTYDQIRKKYFPFSLM, encoded by the coding sequence ATGTCACACACCCTGTTTCGACGTTTTCGAGGATTGGTCAGCTGCGCCCTGACGGCGACGGCATTGGTCATGTCGGCGCCCGCCTTTTCGGCCGGCGACACGCTGAGAGTCGCAACGGAGGGCACGTATCCGCCGTGGAGCTTCAAGGACGCCTCCGGCCAGCTTCAGGGCTTCGACGTGGATATTGCGAATGCCCTTTGCGCACAGATGAAGATGAAATGCCAGATCGTTGCGCAAGCGTGGGACGGCATCATTCCTGGTCTTCAGGCCAATCGATATGACGCCATCGTCGCGTCGATGTCGACGACGCCTGCGCGACGCAAACAGGTTCTGTTCACCAACAAGTACAAGGACACGACCTCCAGTTTTATCGCTGCAAAAGACAGCGGGATCAAGGACGTCTCGGCCGCGGCACTGAAGGGAAAGCGCATCGGCGTCCAACGCGGCTCCTCCCAGCACCAGTGGCTCGTCGCCAACGGTTACGACAAGGCGGCCTCACTCGTGCTGTATGACGACACCCGTCAGCCGGAACTGGACCTCGTCGCGGGCCGTGTCGACCTCATCATCGGTAATAAGGCGACGTTCTATTCCGACTTCTTCAAACGGCCCGACTCGAAGGACTTCGCTTTCATCGGACCTGAATTCAAAGGCGGGGTGCTCGGGGACGGAAACGCCATTGCAGTTCGCCTCGACGACGCCGAGCTCTGCAATCGTATTAACGCAGCGTTGGCCGTAATCATGGCGAACGGCACCTATGACCAGATCAGAAAGAAGTACTTCCCTTTCTCTCTGATGTAA
- a CDS encoding NmrA family NAD(P)-binding protein: MYAITGITGKVGGAVARTLLAAGQPVRAVVRDAARARSWAERGCEVVTADMDDAASLTAAFEGTQGVFILPPSEFDPSPGFPEARVVIDAVRGALQSAAPGKVVCLSTIGAQATESNLLTQRTLMEQALRDLPMPVTFLRPGWFMENAAWDVAPARDNGMIASFLQPLDKAVPMVATADVGRVAAQLLQQTWRGVRVVELEGQRVSPNDLAEAFAQVLGRPVRAEVVPRETWGALFQSQGTKEPLPRIRMLDGFNEGWICFEGEEADIVKGEVELETVLRDLVSQAG; the protein is encoded by the coding sequence ATGTATGCAATCACAGGGATAACAGGAAAGGTCGGCGGTGCGGTGGCGCGCACGTTGCTCGCCGCGGGCCAGCCGGTACGCGCGGTTGTACGCGATGCCGCTCGGGCACGTTCGTGGGCTGAGCGCGGGTGTGAAGTGGTGACAGCCGACATGGACGACGCGGCGTCCCTCACCGCCGCTTTCGAGGGCACGCAAGGCGTCTTCATTCTGCCGCCGTCGGAGTTCGATCCGTCGCCGGGCTTTCCCGAGGCACGTGTTGTCATTGACGCCGTGCGCGGAGCGCTTCAGTCGGCGGCACCCGGCAAGGTGGTCTGCCTGTCGACGATCGGCGCGCAGGCCACCGAATCCAATCTGCTCACGCAACGTACGCTGATGGAGCAGGCGCTTCGCGATCTACCGATGCCCGTGACATTTTTGCGTCCCGGCTGGTTCATGGAAAACGCCGCATGGGACGTTGCGCCGGCCCGGGACAACGGGATGATCGCCAGCTTTCTGCAACCGCTCGACAAGGCTGTGCCGATGGTCGCGACCGCGGACGTGGGTCGCGTTGCCGCGCAGCTGCTTCAACAAACCTGGCGCGGCGTGCGTGTCGTCGAGCTGGAAGGGCAGCGTGTGAGCCCGAACGATCTGGCCGAGGCATTTGCCCAGGTGCTCGGTCGTCCGGTTCGTGCGGAGGTAGTGCCGCGCGAAACATGGGGCGCACTGTTCCAGTCCCAAGGTACGAAGGAACCGTTGCCGCGTATACGCATGCTCGACGGGTTCAATGAAGGCTGGATCTGCTTCGAAGGCGAGGAAGCCGACATCGTCAAGGGCGAAGTGGAACTGGAAACCGTTCTGCGAGATCTCGTCTCGCAGGCGGGCTAA
- a CDS encoding DoxX family protein, whose protein sequence is MKSRATTADLGLLYLRVTASLLVLVVHGLPKAMHYASQAAAIEDPFHLGRTVSMAFAIFAEVICPPLMILGIATRLAALPILIVTVVALAFVHRDWSLAEGQFAWMLLILFGTIAIAGPGQIRFGGRAERHDGTVRQ, encoded by the coding sequence GTGAAATCAAGGGCAACGACCGCAGATCTTGGACTGTTGTATTTACGAGTGACCGCGAGCCTGCTCGTCCTCGTGGTTCACGGCTTGCCGAAAGCCATGCACTACGCGAGCCAGGCAGCGGCGATCGAAGATCCGTTTCACCTGGGCCGAACCGTGTCGATGGCCTTCGCGATTTTCGCGGAAGTCATCTGTCCGCCGCTGATGATCCTCGGGATCGCGACACGACTCGCCGCGTTGCCGATCCTCATCGTCACGGTGGTCGCGCTGGCCTTCGTCCATCGCGACTGGTCGCTGGCGGAAGGCCAGTTCGCGTGGATGCTGCTGATTCTGTTCGGCACGATCGCGATTGCCGGGCCGGGCCAGATCCGTTTTGGCGGCCGCGCGGAGCGGCACGACGGCACAGTCCGACAGTAG
- the fdxA gene encoding ferredoxin, protein MAYVITSPCIDVKDGACVQCCPVDCIYEGGRTLYIHPEECINCGVCVSVCPTEAIFHDEELPHSEAAFAAVNRDFFGPDASALGSPGGACDVGKVACDHPVVAAWTVRPMN, encoded by the coding sequence ATGGCCTATGTCATCACTTCGCCGTGCATCGACGTCAAAGACGGCGCGTGTGTGCAATGCTGTCCGGTCGACTGTATCTACGAGGGCGGGCGCACGCTCTACATCCACCCTGAGGAATGCATCAACTGCGGGGTGTGTGTGTCCGTGTGTCCGACCGAGGCGATCTTTCACGACGAAGAACTGCCGCACTCGGAGGCCGCCTTCGCCGCCGTGAACCGGGATTTCTTCGGGCCGGACGCCAGTGCACTCGGTTCCCCGGGTGGCGCGTGCGACGTAGGCAAGGTAGCCTGCGATCATCCCGTGGTCGCCGCCTGGACGGTGCGGCCGATGAACTGA
- a CDS encoding aldo/keto reductase produces MEYSTLGRSGLRISRLCLGAMTFGAGTGIWGEIAGLDRAQATRLVAMAVERGINLIDTADAYSQGQSEAVVGQALADLGLDESRMLVATKVRLRTGIGHNDVGLGRSHIMRSVETSLRRIGRDHIDLFQLHDRDELVPLEETLRALDDLVRQGKVRHIGVCNFSAGDLERAQGVTNRTHWARVVSNQVHYALTSRDVEHEIAPVAKANDVALLVWSPLAGGYLSGKYTQGSSGETGRRTRLNFPPIDPAKADPVVRIVCDIATELNASPAQVALAWLLARREVCSVIVGARTPEQLTANLDAQQLALNAAQIERLNQVSQPHLPYPYWMQQFHDRDRLVV; encoded by the coding sequence ATGGAATACAGCACACTCGGCAGGTCAGGGCTGCGCATTTCGCGTCTTTGTCTTGGCGCCATGACTTTTGGTGCCGGTACCGGAATCTGGGGCGAAATTGCCGGCCTGGACCGTGCCCAGGCCACACGGCTTGTCGCGATGGCCGTCGAACGCGGTATCAACCTGATCGATACGGCTGACGCCTATTCGCAAGGGCAATCGGAAGCGGTCGTCGGTCAGGCGCTGGCTGACCTCGGACTTGACGAATCACGCATGCTGGTCGCGACCAAAGTCCGGTTGCGCACCGGAATCGGCCACAACGATGTCGGGCTCGGCCGCTCGCACATCATGCGGTCGGTGGAAACGAGTCTTCGGCGTATCGGCCGGGATCATATCGACCTGTTTCAGTTGCACGACCGCGATGAACTCGTTCCGCTGGAAGAAACGCTTCGTGCTCTCGACGACCTCGTGAGGCAGGGCAAGGTGCGGCACATCGGCGTCTGCAACTTCAGCGCGGGCGACCTGGAGCGTGCCCAGGGCGTGACCAACCGCACGCACTGGGCCCGCGTTGTCAGCAATCAGGTTCACTATGCGCTGACGAGCCGCGACGTCGAGCATGAGATCGCGCCCGTGGCAAAGGCGAACGATGTCGCGCTTCTGGTGTGGAGTCCACTCGCGGGCGGCTACCTGAGCGGTAAGTACACGCAGGGGAGCAGCGGCGAAACCGGGCGCCGCACCAGGCTGAATTTTCCGCCGATCGATCCAGCAAAGGCGGATCCTGTCGTGCGCATCGTGTGCGACATCGCTACGGAATTGAACGCGTCGCCCGCTCAGGTGGCATTGGCGTGGCTTCTGGCGCGCCGAGAAGTCTGTTCCGTGATTGTTGGCGCGCGCACGCCCGAGCAACTGACCGCTAACCTCGACGCTCAGCAACTCGCGTTGAACGCAGCGCAGATCGAACGTCTGAATCAGGTTTCGCAGCCGCACCTGCCCTATCCTTACTGGATGCAGCAGTTTCACGACAGGGACCGGCTCGTGGTTTGA
- a CDS encoding GNAT family N-acetyltransferase, with protein MRIRPVAPTDARSVAHLVEELLVELHNGELEPADRVSVAEAVLTQTSRSFGYLALDGDSPVGVLLMTEGMAIYAGGAFGQITELYVRPEWRSGGLAAALVREAAKFGKERGWKRLDVGAPGQPRWARTLAFYLSASFIEVGPRLRLDL; from the coding sequence ATGCGTATTCGCCCTGTTGCACCGACGGATGCACGTTCCGTTGCGCACCTTGTGGAGGAGCTTCTAGTGGAGCTTCACAATGGCGAACTCGAACCCGCGGACCGAGTGTCTGTCGCTGAAGCCGTTCTGACCCAAACGAGTCGCAGCTTCGGATATCTGGCGCTCGATGGCGATAGTCCGGTGGGCGTGCTGCTCATGACAGAAGGAATGGCAATATACGCGGGCGGTGCCTTCGGACAGATTACCGAGCTCTACGTCCGGCCGGAATGGCGGTCTGGTGGATTAGCCGCGGCGCTGGTGCGCGAAGCCGCGAAGTTCGGCAAGGAACGCGGATGGAAACGACTCGACGTGGGCGCTCCTGGCCAACCGCGTTGGGCGCGGACGTTGGCGTTCTATTTGTCCGCGAGTTTCATCGAGGTTGGACCACGGTTGCGTCTTGACTTGTAA
- a CDS encoding ABC transporter permease: MVNFTLNGYGGLILLGALTTLLVALAATAIGSVIGILMAAAKLSPVRILRQFAGAYTTTIRGVPDLLVIFLVYYGGSATLSHVLGRSIEINAFGAGAVSLGLVFGAYATEIFRGAILEVPRGQFEASAALGLTGAGSFVYVIAPQAWRLAVPAFGNQLTVLLKETALVSLVGLEDLMRRTGFAVEATNRPFFFYLVAGVLYFVLSFAMTNVFSTVRRKTSTALAR, encoded by the coding sequence ATGGTCAACTTCACTCTGAACGGTTATGGCGGACTCATTCTGCTTGGGGCCCTGACGACGCTGCTGGTCGCACTCGCGGCCACGGCGATCGGCTCGGTAATCGGGATTCTCATGGCAGCCGCGAAGCTGTCTCCGGTGCGGATTCTCAGGCAGTTCGCCGGGGCATACACGACCACCATACGAGGTGTTCCGGACCTGCTGGTCATTTTTCTCGTGTACTACGGCGGCAGCGCAACCCTTTCTCATGTCCTGGGCCGGTCCATCGAAATCAATGCGTTCGGTGCAGGCGCCGTGTCGCTGGGACTGGTGTTCGGGGCCTATGCGACGGAAATCTTCCGGGGCGCAATTCTGGAAGTTCCGCGCGGCCAGTTTGAAGCCTCTGCAGCGCTGGGATTGACGGGCGCCGGGAGCTTTGTCTACGTCATTGCGCCGCAAGCGTGGCGCCTCGCCGTCCCTGCTTTCGGGAATCAGTTGACCGTATTGCTAAAAGAAACTGCGCTGGTCTCGCTGGTCGGCCTGGAAGATTTGATGCGACGTACAGGCTTTGCCGTCGAGGCGACAAATCGCCCGTTTTTCTTCTACCTGGTTGCCGGCGTGCTGTACTTTGTTCTCAGCTTCGCAATGACAAACGTTTTCAGCACGGTTCGTCGCAAGACGTCGACCGCATTGGCGAGGTGA
- a CDS encoding NAD-dependent succinate-semialdehyde dehydrogenase gives MVTSGYTDTRLLINGEWCDAASGKTLDVINPATGKAIGKVAHAGIADLDRALAAAQRGFDAWRKVPANERAATMRKAAALVRERASDIARLMTLEQGKPFAEARVEMLASADIIEWFADEGRRVYGRIVPSRNLAAQQLVLKEPIGPVAAFTPWNFPVNQVVRKLSAALACGCSFLVKAPEETPASPAALLQAFVEAGVPAGTVGLVFGDPAEISSYLIPHPVIRKVTFTGSTPVGKQLAALAGTHMKRATMELGGHAPVIVAEDADVALAVKAAGGAKFRNAGQVCISPTRFLVHNSLREEFAAALVKHAESLKLGDGLAEGTTLGPLANARRLTAMSKVLDDARKTGAKVETGGERVGSEGNFFAPTVLTNVSLESDVFNNEPFGPIAAIRGFDKLEEAIAEANRLPFGLAGYAFTKSFTNVHLLSQQLEVGMLWINQPATPSPEMPFGGVKDSGYGSEGGPEAMEAYVVTKAVSVTAA, from the coding sequence ATGGTCACTTCAGGCTATACCGATACCCGACTTCTGATCAACGGCGAGTGGTGCGACGCCGCCAGCGGCAAGACTCTCGACGTCATCAATCCTGCTACCGGCAAGGCCATCGGCAAGGTGGCGCACGCCGGCATCGCCGATCTGGACCGCGCGCTGGCCGCCGCGCAGCGCGGCTTCGACGCCTGGCGCAAGGTGCCGGCCAACGAGCGCGCCGCGACCATGCGCAAGGCCGCCGCGCTGGTGCGCGAGCGCGCCTCGGACATCGCCCGCCTGATGACGCTGGAACAGGGCAAACCGTTTGCCGAAGCCCGCGTCGAAATGCTGGCGTCGGCGGACATCATCGAATGGTTCGCCGACGAAGGCCGCCGTGTCTACGGCCGCATCGTGCCGTCGCGCAACCTCGCGGCGCAGCAACTGGTGCTCAAGGAACCGATCGGCCCGGTCGCCGCCTTCACGCCGTGGAACTTCCCGGTCAACCAGGTCGTGCGCAAGCTGAGCGCCGCGCTCGCGTGCGGCTGCTCGTTCCTCGTCAAGGCACCGGAAGAAACCCCGGCGTCGCCGGCCGCACTGCTGCAGGCTTTCGTCGAAGCCGGCGTGCCGGCGGGCACGGTCGGCCTGGTGTTCGGCGACCCGGCTGAGATTTCCAGCTACCTGATTCCGCATCCGGTGATCCGCAAGGTCACGTTCACCGGCTCGACGCCGGTCGGCAAGCAACTGGCGGCACTGGCTGGCACGCACATGAAGCGCGCGACGATGGAACTGGGCGGTCATGCGCCGGTGATCGTGGCCGAAGACGCCGACGTGGCGCTCGCCGTGAAGGCTGCCGGCGGCGCGAAGTTCCGCAATGCCGGCCAGGTCTGCATCTCGCCGACGCGTTTCCTGGTGCACAACAGCCTCCGCGAAGAATTCGCCGCGGCGCTGGTCAAGCACGCCGAAAGTCTGAAGCTGGGTGACGGCCTCGCCGAAGGCACCACGCTCGGCCCGCTCGCCAACGCCCGCCGTCTCACGGCGATGAGCAAGGTGCTCGACGACGCGCGCAAGACCGGCGCCAAGGTCGAAACCGGCGGCGAACGCGTGGGCTCGGAAGGCAACTTCTTCGCGCCGACGGTGCTGACCAACGTGTCGCTCGAATCGGATGTGTTCAACAACGAGCCGTTCGGCCCGATCGCCGCGATCCGCGGCTTCGACAAGCTCGAGGAAGCGATCGCCGAAGCGAACCGTCTGCCGTTCGGTCTCGCGGGCTACGCGTTCACGAAGTCGTTCACGAACGTGCATCTGCTGTCGCAGCAACTGGAAGTCGGCATGCTGTGGATCAACCAGCCGGCCACACCGTCGCCGGAAATGCCGTTCGGCGGCGTGAAGGATTCGGGCTACGGTTCGGAAGGCGGTCCGGAAGCGATGGAAGCTTATGTGGTGACCAAGGCCGTGTCGGTCACAGCGGCATAG
- a CDS encoding ABC transporter permease produces the protein MPVTLELFAAIVVVGLIVGVPTALVGLSSSRVLSGSVKFYIGAFRGTPALVQLFFLYYGFGQFSFIRHSVVWPLLRDPFTCAVIALGLNSGAYTARILMGALSAVPKGIVEAAEALGLSRASVLTRIKAPIAIRIAIPAYANETILNLKATSLASTVTIMELTGTSKLLVSETYAPYEIFVGAGLIYLAMTFFLSHAFRILELNIARRTGKDVDIVNSRKPRQAAMQKSSDSGDAHAT, from the coding sequence TTGCCCGTCACGCTGGAGCTGTTTGCCGCCATCGTGGTGGTGGGGCTCATTGTGGGCGTGCCCACGGCGCTCGTGGGATTGAGCTCGTCCAGGGTTCTGAGCGGTAGCGTCAAGTTTTATATCGGCGCATTCCGCGGTACACCGGCTCTCGTGCAATTGTTCTTTCTTTACTACGGATTTGGCCAGTTCTCCTTTATTCGACATTCCGTAGTCTGGCCGCTCTTGCGTGACCCATTCACCTGCGCGGTCATTGCCTTGGGGTTGAATTCGGGCGCGTACACGGCGCGCATTCTGATGGGGGCGCTGTCTGCCGTGCCCAAAGGCATCGTCGAAGCTGCCGAGGCGCTAGGGTTGAGTCGAGCTTCCGTACTCACTCGCATCAAAGCGCCCATTGCCATTCGTATTGCAATCCCCGCGTATGCGAACGAAACGATTCTGAACCTGAAGGCGACGTCGCTGGCGTCGACGGTGACCATCATGGAATTGACGGGGACGTCGAAGCTGCTGGTAAGTGAAACCTATGCACCCTATGAGATTTTCGTCGGCGCTGGATTGATCTATCTCGCGATGACGTTTTTCCTCTCGCACGCGTTTCGGATTCTCGAGTTGAACATTGCGCGCAGAACAGGGAAGGACGTCGACATAGTCAATTCCCGGAAGCCCAGGCAAGCGGCGATGCAGAAGTCTTCAGATTCTGGAGACGCTCACGCAACCTAG
- a CDS encoding helix-turn-helix domain-containing protein, producing the protein MALIRGNASYNGNTSSSSNCSFTEGTMPKNQSQPPAEESPDIEVTEKQTDPAVEKVSRALAAQIHAFRTSAGIASGTLAKMAGISHSMLSRIEKGTATPSIETLTRLANALGKPVSRFFVDQSERHDCSFVPAGQGVTVDREGSSYGHIYRLVGHVLSGNLSVEPYVVTLDEESQPWSTHQTTGIQFLHVLEGKMKYRYANRLYDLKPGDSLLFDPNAAHGPEEIESVPVKFLAVFFNIREYS; encoded by the coding sequence GTGGCACTCATCCGCGGCAATGCCTCATATAATGGCAACACGTCGTCATCTTCGAACTGCTCGTTTACTGAAGGCACCATGCCAAAAAATCAGAGTCAGCCACCCGCTGAAGAATCTCCGGACATCGAGGTAACAGAGAAGCAGACGGACCCCGCAGTGGAGAAAGTGTCCCGTGCTCTGGCTGCACAGATTCACGCCTTCCGAACCTCAGCAGGAATCGCGTCGGGCACCCTCGCGAAAATGGCCGGCATTTCCCATTCGATGCTCTCGAGAATCGAAAAAGGCACGGCTACTCCGTCGATAGAAACGCTTACGCGGCTCGCCAATGCGTTGGGCAAACCCGTATCGCGCTTTTTCGTCGACCAGAGTGAACGCCACGACTGCTCGTTCGTCCCTGCGGGACAAGGCGTGACGGTGGACAGGGAAGGTTCATCGTATGGCCACATCTATCGGCTCGTTGGCCACGTATTGTCGGGGAATCTTTCCGTGGAACCGTATGTCGTTACTCTCGACGAAGAATCCCAGCCGTGGTCTACCCATCAGACAACGGGTATTCAGTTCCTTCACGTACTCGAAGGCAAGATGAAATATCGATACGCCAATCGGCTCTACGACCTGAAACCCGGCGACAGTCTGCTGTTCGACCCGAATGCGGCGCATGGTCCGGAAGAAATCGAGAGCGTACCGGTCAAGTTTCTCGCGGTGTTTTTCAACATTCGGGAATACAGCTAG
- a CDS encoding amino acid ABC transporter ATP-binding protein, translating into MNTIPNSEFAISINGLSKSFGEFNVLNSISLNVRRGEKIVLCGPSGSGKSTLIRCVNRLERHDSGDVHVDGIELTDDVKHVRRVRADVGMVFQHFNLFPHMTVLENCTLAPMRVRGLKRKEAEARALEMLERVRVASHAGKYPSQLSGGQQQRVAIARALCMSPTIMLLDEPTSALDPEMVREVLDTLTLLAQDGMTMLCVTHEMGFARAVADRILFMDQGEIVEDNEPGCFFDAPKTERARRFLSQMIHK; encoded by the coding sequence ATGAATACGATCCCGAACAGCGAATTCGCGATATCTATCAACGGACTCTCAAAGAGTTTCGGCGAGTTCAATGTACTTAATTCTATTTCGCTGAATGTCCGAAGAGGCGAAAAGATTGTTCTGTGCGGACCGTCCGGCTCCGGAAAATCGACACTGATTCGCTGCGTCAACCGACTGGAGAGGCACGATTCGGGCGATGTTCACGTCGACGGAATCGAACTCACCGACGATGTGAAACACGTACGCAGGGTACGTGCTGATGTCGGCATGGTGTTTCAGCATTTCAATCTGTTCCCGCACATGACGGTGCTGGAAAACTGCACGTTGGCTCCCATGCGTGTTCGTGGTCTGAAGCGGAAAGAGGCCGAAGCACGCGCCCTTGAAATGCTCGAACGCGTTCGCGTGGCGAGTCATGCGGGGAAATATCCCTCTCAGCTTTCCGGCGGCCAACAGCAGCGGGTGGCTATTGCAAGAGCGCTTTGCATGTCGCCCACTATCATGCTGCTCGACGAACCGACGTCGGCGCTCGACCCGGAGATGGTCAGGGAGGTGCTCGACACGCTGACGCTGCTTGCGCAAGACGGCATGACCATGCTTTGCGTCACACACGAAATGGGATTTGCAAGGGCGGTGGCCGACCGCATTCTGTTCATGGACCAGGGAGAAATCGTGGAAGACAACGAACCTGGTTGCTTCTTTGACGCGCCGAAGACTGAGCGAGCGAGGCGATTTCTCAGTCAGATGATTCACAAGTGA
- a CDS encoding RidA family protein translates to MSKIERLRLPENEPTFGGNKIFDLFQYSPAVSANGLVFIAGQVGLRADGTIPVSPEEQIELAFKRAEVILQNLGLDFTDLVELVSYHVDTASQLGDFRAVKERYIRSDFPAWTILGVASLARPELLIEIKMVAALRK, encoded by the coding sequence ATGAGCAAGATTGAGCGCCTGCGATTGCCCGAGAACGAACCAACGTTCGGCGGCAACAAGATTTTCGACCTTTTCCAGTATTCGCCCGCCGTGTCGGCGAACGGTCTGGTCTTCATTGCGGGGCAGGTCGGGTTGCGAGCGGACGGCACCATTCCCGTGTCGCCTGAAGAGCAAATTGAGTTGGCGTTCAAGCGCGCCGAAGTCATTCTTCAGAATCTCGGTCTCGACTTCACCGACCTCGTCGAACTGGTTTCGTATCACGTGGATACAGCGTCACAACTTGGTGATTTCCGGGCCGTGAAGGAGCGTTACATCCGCTCCGACTTCCCTGCGTGGACGATTCTCGGTGTGGCATCGCTGGCGCGTCCCGAGTTGTTAATCGAGATCAAGATGGTCGCGGCGTTGAGGAAATAA
- a CDS encoding LysR family transcriptional regulator gives MRSSSENLSSGISVFAAVVDAGTFAAASELMGMSPPGVSRAIARLERRLKTRLFNRTTRAVSLTEEGRRFYEQVMPHLRGMEEAAAAAAGGAATVRGKLRINLDPVFSRIILGPKLDEFMDAHPELELEFIARDQLGDLVMDGFDLALRFGEPRSSSLIARKLLDTAVVTVASPSYLARRGWPAEPQELGRGVHRCLEFRNPDTGKPYPWEFHRKRKKLLVETNGRLTVNDPSALLNACLAGSGVAQMLLLGGEHLIREGRLVNLFPDWPDERFPLYAYHPSRHHTPAKTRVFLDFIVALTSTS, from the coding sequence ATGAGATCGTCCAGCGAGAATCTCTCTAGCGGTATCAGCGTATTTGCCGCCGTCGTCGATGCGGGGACGTTCGCGGCCGCTTCCGAATTGATGGGTATGTCGCCGCCCGGAGTTAGCCGGGCCATCGCTCGACTCGAAAGGCGGCTGAAAACACGGCTCTTCAATCGAACGACTCGCGCCGTTTCCCTTACTGAAGAGGGCCGGCGGTTCTATGAGCAGGTCATGCCGCACTTGAGGGGGATGGAGGAAGCGGCCGCAGCCGCGGCAGGAGGCGCCGCGACAGTGCGCGGAAAGCTGCGAATCAATCTCGACCCGGTTTTTTCGCGAATCATTCTGGGCCCGAAGCTCGACGAATTCATGGATGCGCATCCTGAACTCGAGCTCGAGTTCATTGCGAGAGATCAGCTCGGCGACCTCGTGATGGACGGCTTCGATCTGGCCTTGCGATTTGGCGAACCTCGCTCATCCAGTCTGATTGCGCGAAAGCTCCTTGATACCGCGGTTGTCACCGTCGCATCGCCCTCGTACCTCGCTCGCCGGGGGTGGCCGGCGGAGCCTCAGGAGCTGGGTCGCGGGGTGCACAGGTGTCTTGAATTCCGGAACCCGGATACCGGCAAACCGTATCCGTGGGAGTTTCATCGCAAGCGCAAGAAGCTGCTTGTCGAGACGAATGGACGGCTTACAGTGAACGATCCGAGCGCACTCCTCAACGCGTGTCTGGCCGGCTCCGGCGTCGCGCAGATGCTTCTGCTCGGAGGCGAGCACCTGATCCGGGAGGGACGGCTCGTCAACCTGTTCCCGGACTGGCCGGATGAGCGCTTCCCGCTCTATGCGTACCATCCGTCGCGGCACCACACGCCGGCCAAGACAAGGGTATTTCTTGACTTTATCGTCGCTTTGACGAGTACGAGTTAG
- a CDS encoding LysR family transcriptional regulator — protein sequence MHANVLKYFVEVARCSSIRKAAQNLYVASSAVNRQILKLEAEMGTELFDRLPNGIRLNAAGERMLQHIRATLNDFHLMRSELDDLKGERKGHVSVAAMDSLFVDFLPATVEEFSDAYPAVTYSIAAVPPHDVPTRLVSGEYDVGISYITKLPAGLDVVSEVSLPPGVVMASSHPLAKMERISFDECRNHAFLRLEGRSPIQGVVTTDFPEYWESLQPSVTCNSTTLLKRLIASGRGISFFSKLAFLDELARGDVVWRPLDDVNVNELTVGVITPNQRALPHVTLEFVERIVRRLKHVDLALRDA from the coding sequence ATGCACGCGAATGTCCTGAAATATTTTGTCGAAGTGGCTCGGTGCAGTTCGATCCGCAAGGCCGCGCAGAATCTCTATGTCGCGTCGAGCGCGGTCAACCGGCAGATCCTCAAGCTCGAGGCGGAGATGGGGACCGAACTGTTCGACCGGCTGCCGAACGGCATCCGGCTGAACGCGGCCGGCGAGCGCATGCTGCAGCACATTCGCGCGACGCTGAACGACTTCCACCTGATGCGCAGCGAACTCGACGACCTCAAAGGCGAACGCAAGGGACATGTGTCGGTGGCGGCCATGGATTCGCTTTTCGTCGACTTCCTGCCGGCGACCGTCGAGGAGTTTTCGGACGCCTATCCGGCTGTGACCTATTCGATCGCCGCGGTGCCTCCGCATGACGTGCCGACGCGACTCGTTAGTGGTGAATACGACGTCGGCATTTCGTACATTACGAAGCTGCCCGCCGGACTCGATGTCGTGAGCGAAGTATCGTTACCGCCGGGTGTGGTGATGGCATCGTCGCATCCGCTGGCGAAGATGGAGCGCATCAGTTTCGACGAGTGCCGCAATCACGCGTTTCTGCGGCTCGAAGGACGATCGCCGATCCAGGGCGTTGTCACGACCGACTTTCCCGAGTACTGGGAGTCGCTGCAGCCGAGCGTCACCTGTAACTCGACGACTTTGCTCAAGCGGCTGATTGCATCCGGGCGAGGCATTTCGTTTTTCTCGAAGCTGGCATTTCTCGACGAGCTGGCGCGTGGTGACGTGGTATGGCGGCCGCTCGACGACGTGAACGTCAACGAGCTCACCGTCGGCGTCATCACACCCAATCAGCGCGCGCTGCCTCATGTGACGCTGGAGTTCGTCGAACGTATTGTGCGGCGCCTGAAACACGTCGACCTGGCGCTGCGCGACGCCTGA